In Mus caroli chromosome 9, CAROLI_EIJ_v1.1, whole genome shotgun sequence, a single window of DNA contains:
- the LOC110302169 gene encoding NXPE family member 2 isoform X1 → MISLLLTPRILFPNASARKLFLIVLIIFVFWVVFMASKDHTEFTVHLNNPIILRRWSIFKEFLHSEELKNTPASVEAELAVTAILEKLNQQIPPRPFHNHSSTTSAKQSTATIHNPQRTYCVGDQLNVLLVAKDYFGNRKEYGGDFLRARIFSPALKAGTSGKVTDFNNGTYLISFTLFWEGPVSLSILLMHPSEGVSALWRARNQGYDKIIFTGQFLNGTSPVLTECGLTLNTSMELCQYLDARDHEAFYCLKLPGVPCEALTHMTSKNSNISYLSLKEKLLFQRFNIGVEVVKNLSIVVSPCNNKTKKKKKKKCQIGMETPSPGGYTLKGRWITAHCEQNEFREIRDINNCLARKLIYLMGDSTLRQWIYYLPKVVKTLKSFDHHGAGPFKTHILLDTERHTLVQWKKHSHPFVTKKLFSVKDDNYIPREIDQVAGDSGTAIVISFGQHFRPFPINVFIRRAINVKNAIERLFLRSPETKVIIKTENIREINEHVEIFSDFHGNIQNLIIRDIFRDLNVGIIDAWDMTVAYRSEDVHPPESVIESQIGMFLNYIC, encoded by the exons TTTACGGTTCACTTAAACAACCCCATCATTCTGAGACGATGGAGCATCTTCAAGGAGTTCTTGCACTCGGAAGAGCTTAAGAACACACCAGCCTCCGTAGAGGCAGAGCTGGCAGTCACAGCAATCCTGGAGAAGCTAAACCAGCAGATCCCACCCAGACCTTTCCACAACCATAGCAGCACCACCAGCGCCAAACAGAGCACAGCCACCATTCACAACCCTCAGCGTACCTACTGCGTAGGAGACCAGCTGAATGTCTTACTGGTGGCCAAGGACTATTTTGGTAACAGGAAGGAGTATGGTGGGGATTTCCTAAGAGCCAGGATattctccccagccctgaaggCAGGCACTTCTGGAAAGGTGACAGACTTCAACAATGGCACCTACCTCATCAGCTTCACTCTATTCTGGGAGGGCCCGGTCTCGCTGTCTATCCTGCTCATGCACCCCAGTGAAGGGGTGTCAGCTCTCTGGAGAGCAAGGAACCAAGGCTATGACAAAATTATCTTCACTGGCCAGTTTCTTAATGGCACCTCCCCTGTCCTCACTGAATGCGGCCTCACCTTAAACACAAGTATGGAGCTGTGTCAATATCTGGATGCTCGAGATCACGAAGCCTTCTACTGCTTGAAGCTTCCGGGTGTTCCCTGTGAGGCCCTGACCCACATGACAAGCAAGAACAGTAAcatctcctacctcagccttaAGGAGAAGCTCCTTTTCCAGAG GTTCAACATAGGAGTTGAAGTGGTAAAGAATCTGTCCATCGTGGTCTCCCCGTGTAACAACA agaccaagaagaagaagaagaagaaatgccaGATTGGAATGGAGACCCCTTCCCCTGGTGGCTATACTTTGAAAGGAAGGTGGATAACAGCACATTGTGAACAGAATGAGTTCAGGGAGATAAGAGATATAAATAATTGCTTGGCAAGAAAACTGATTTATCTCATGGGTGACTCAACACTGCGCCAGTGGATTTACTACTTGCCCAAAGTTGTAAAAA CCTTAAAATCTTTTGATCATCATGGAGCCGGGCCCTTTAAAACTCACATCCTTCTGGATACTGAACGACATACTTTGGTTCAGTGGAAAAAACACAGCCATCCCTTTGTTACTAAGAAGCTGTTCTCCGTGAAAGATGACAACTATATTCCTCGGGAAATTGACCAGGTGGCAGGAGACAGTGGTACAGCAATTGTCATTAGTTTTGGTCAACACTTCAGACCCTTTCCCATCAACGTTTTCATCCGTAGGGCCATCAATGTCAAAAACGCCATAGAGAGACTGTTCTTACGAAGCCCCGAGACCAAGGTGATAATTAAAACGGAAAAcatcagagaaataaatgaacatgTAGAGATATTCAGTGACTTCCATGGAAACATTCAGAACCTTATTATAAGGGACATTTTCAGGGACCTTAATGTGGGTATCATCGATGCCTGGGACATGACAGTTGCATATCGCAGTGAGGACGTCCATCCGCCTGAAAGCGTGATTGAAAGTCAGATTGGCATGTTCTTAAACTACATTTGCTAG
- the LOC110302169 gene encoding NXPE family member 2 isoform X2, translated as MWHHGRSWILFPNASARKLFLIVLIIFVFWVVFMASKDHTEFTVHLNNPIILRRWSIFKEFLHSEELKNTPASVEAELAVTAILEKLNQQIPPRPFHNHSSTTSAKQSTATIHNPQRTYCVGDQLNVLLVAKDYFGNRKEYGGDFLRARIFSPALKAGTSGKVTDFNNGTYLISFTLFWEGPVSLSILLMHPSEGVSALWRARNQGYDKIIFTGQFLNGTSPVLTECGLTLNTSMELCQYLDARDHEAFYCLKLPGVPCEALTHMTSKNSNISYLSLKEKLLFQRFNIGVEVVKNLSIVVSPCNNKTKKKKKKKCQIGMETPSPGGYTLKGRWITAHCEQNEFREIRDINNCLARKLIYLMGDSTLRQWIYYLPKVVKTLKSFDHHGAGPFKTHILLDTERHTLVQWKKHSHPFVTKKLFSVKDDNYIPREIDQVAGDSGTAIVISFGQHFRPFPINVFIRRAINVKNAIERLFLRSPETKVIIKTENIREINEHVEIFSDFHGNIQNLIIRDIFRDLNVGIIDAWDMTVAYRSEDVHPPESVIESQIGMFLNYIC; from the exons TTTACGGTTCACTTAAACAACCCCATCATTCTGAGACGATGGAGCATCTTCAAGGAGTTCTTGCACTCGGAAGAGCTTAAGAACACACCAGCCTCCGTAGAGGCAGAGCTGGCAGTCACAGCAATCCTGGAGAAGCTAAACCAGCAGATCCCACCCAGACCTTTCCACAACCATAGCAGCACCACCAGCGCCAAACAGAGCACAGCCACCATTCACAACCCTCAGCGTACCTACTGCGTAGGAGACCAGCTGAATGTCTTACTGGTGGCCAAGGACTATTTTGGTAACAGGAAGGAGTATGGTGGGGATTTCCTAAGAGCCAGGATattctccccagccctgaaggCAGGCACTTCTGGAAAGGTGACAGACTTCAACAATGGCACCTACCTCATCAGCTTCACTCTATTCTGGGAGGGCCCGGTCTCGCTGTCTATCCTGCTCATGCACCCCAGTGAAGGGGTGTCAGCTCTCTGGAGAGCAAGGAACCAAGGCTATGACAAAATTATCTTCACTGGCCAGTTTCTTAATGGCACCTCCCCTGTCCTCACTGAATGCGGCCTCACCTTAAACACAAGTATGGAGCTGTGTCAATATCTGGATGCTCGAGATCACGAAGCCTTCTACTGCTTGAAGCTTCCGGGTGTTCCCTGTGAGGCCCTGACCCACATGACAAGCAAGAACAGTAAcatctcctacctcagccttaAGGAGAAGCTCCTTTTCCAGAG GTTCAACATAGGAGTTGAAGTGGTAAAGAATCTGTCCATCGTGGTCTCCCCGTGTAACAACA agaccaagaagaagaagaagaagaaatgccaGATTGGAATGGAGACCCCTTCCCCTGGTGGCTATACTTTGAAAGGAAGGTGGATAACAGCACATTGTGAACAGAATGAGTTCAGGGAGATAAGAGATATAAATAATTGCTTGGCAAGAAAACTGATTTATCTCATGGGTGACTCAACACTGCGCCAGTGGATTTACTACTTGCCCAAAGTTGTAAAAA CCTTAAAATCTTTTGATCATCATGGAGCCGGGCCCTTTAAAACTCACATCCTTCTGGATACTGAACGACATACTTTGGTTCAGTGGAAAAAACACAGCCATCCCTTTGTTACTAAGAAGCTGTTCTCCGTGAAAGATGACAACTATATTCCTCGGGAAATTGACCAGGTGGCAGGAGACAGTGGTACAGCAATTGTCATTAGTTTTGGTCAACACTTCAGACCCTTTCCCATCAACGTTTTCATCCGTAGGGCCATCAATGTCAAAAACGCCATAGAGAGACTGTTCTTACGAAGCCCCGAGACCAAGGTGATAATTAAAACGGAAAAcatcagagaaataaatgaacatgTAGAGATATTCAGTGACTTCCATGGAAACATTCAGAACCTTATTATAAGGGACATTTTCAGGGACCTTAATGTGGGTATCATCGATGCCTGGGACATGACAGTTGCATATCGCAGTGAGGACGTCCATCCGCCTGAAAGCGTGATTGAAAGTCAGATTGGCATGTTCTTAAACTACATTTGCTAG